A part of Candidatus Chlamydia corallus genomic DNA contains:
- a CDS encoding FAD:protein FMN transferase, protein MLSKLFLILLCLGLCSCSQKMTTIKGEQMTISYRIILGKSLSAKEKDLLCQQIKACFHKIDSIYNNWNPNSELSMINRAPANIPITLSVELSDFLDQVDKLYKLSEGRFDPTLGPLKTLWLLHLKSQTLPPKEVWQQHYQTMGWQHLTFNPKTKTLIKDNPQVQIDLCGVVKGYAVDCLNEICKNFCSNSYVEWGGEIKTSGHHPSGRLWRILSEAAGEILEMDNKAIATSGNRIQKWFVEGKTYTHILDPRTGKPLELDTYPIQSVSVVHPSCTYADAIATVLMTFSSKAEAKKWAEEHHILTYINDGASS, encoded by the coding sequence ATGTTATCGAAATTGTTCTTAATTCTTCTATGTCTTGGACTCTGTTCATGCTCTCAGAAAATGACAACAATCAAGGGAGAGCAGATGACAATCTCTTACCGTATCATTCTGGGAAAATCTTTATCTGCAAAAGAAAAAGACCTTTTATGCCAGCAAATCAAGGCATGTTTTCATAAGATTGACTCAATTTATAACAATTGGAATCCCAATTCAGAGCTCTCGATGATCAACCGAGCTCCAGCAAACATCCCTATCACCCTATCCGTAGAACTTTCTGATTTCTTAGATCAGGTAGATAAACTTTATAAGCTTTCGGAAGGACGTTTTGACCCTACTTTAGGACCTTTAAAAACTCTTTGGCTTCTACATCTCAAGAGTCAAACTCTCCCTCCTAAGGAAGTGTGGCAACAACATTATCAAACCATGGGTTGGCAACACCTTACTTTTAACCCAAAAACAAAAACTCTAATCAAAGATAATCCTCAAGTTCAAATCGATCTCTGTGGTGTTGTCAAAGGTTACGCCGTAGATTGTCTAAATGAAATTTGTAAAAATTTTTGCTCCAACAGCTATGTGGAGTGGGGAGGAGAGATAAAAACCTCAGGCCATCATCCTTCAGGAAGGCTCTGGCGTATTCTCTCTGAAGCGGCAGGTGAGATTTTAGAGATGGATAACAAGGCAATTGCAACTAGTGGAAATCGTATTCAAAAATGGTTTGTTGAAGGGAAAACTTATACTCATATTCTTGATCCCCGTACAGGAAAACCTTTAGAGCTAGACACGTATCCTATCCAAAGTGTTTCCGTAGTCCATCCGAGCTGTACATATGCCGATGCTATTGCAACAGTTCTCATGACTTTTAGTTCTAAAGCAGAGGCAAAAAAATGGGCTGAAGAACATCACATCCTAACCTATATCAATGATGGCGCCTCTTCATAG
- a CDS encoding 4-alpha-glucanotransferase: MNVLKYTKHSPAAHAWKILGTSPKHGICLPLFSIHTKNSCGIGEFLDLIPLISWCREKGFRVIQLLPLNDTGEDTSPYNSISSIALNPLFLSLSSLPKIDQIPQVSNKLQEMHALCLTPSVNYTQVKEKKWAFLREYYQKCCKSSLEGNLSFSQFLEKEHYWLYPYGTFRALKHHMHGEPINNWPKSITKKENFPYLTKKFYDEILFFSYLQFLCYQQLSQVRAYADQEQVLLKGDLPILISKDSCDVWYFREYFSSSRSVGAPPDLYNSEGQNWHLPIYNFSRLAQDDYIWWKERLRYAQNFYSLYRLDHIVGFFRLWIWDSLGNGKFIPENPKDYIKQGTSILSAMLRSSSMLPIGEDLGILPEDVKTTLTHLGICGTRIPRWERNWQSDCAFIPLKDYNPLSVTTLSTHDSDTFAQWWLNSPQEAKQFATFLNLPFEPSLTPETQTDILRLSHQSASIFHINLFNDYLALCPDLVSKNLQRERINTPGTISKKNWSYRILPALEDLFAHKKFNGYIDKILKEL; encoded by the coding sequence ACATGGTATTTGCCTACCGCTATTTTCAATACATACAAAAAACAGCTGTGGAATTGGTGAATTTTTAGACCTCATTCCTCTGATCTCTTGGTGTCGAGAAAAAGGGTTTCGCGTGATCCAGCTTCTCCCTTTAAATGATACTGGTGAAGATACTAGTCCATATAACAGTATCTCTTCAATAGCGCTAAATCCCCTTTTTCTTTCCCTATCATCTCTTCCAAAGATCGATCAAATCCCTCAAGTTTCTAATAAACTCCAAGAGATGCATGCGCTATGCTTGACCCCTTCGGTAAACTATACTCAAGTTAAAGAAAAAAAATGGGCATTCCTAAGAGAGTACTACCAAAAATGCTGTAAATCTTCCCTTGAAGGTAACCTTAGCTTTTCCCAATTTTTAGAAAAGGAGCACTACTGGCTGTATCCTTACGGAACTTTCCGTGCACTCAAACATCATATGCACGGAGAACCGATTAACAACTGGCCAAAGTCAATCACAAAAAAGGAAAATTTCCCTTACTTAACTAAAAAATTCTATGACGAAATTCTTTTCTTTTCTTATCTCCAATTTCTCTGTTACCAACAGCTTTCCCAAGTTAGAGCCTATGCAGATCAAGAACAGGTCTTGCTTAAAGGAGACCTTCCCATTCTAATTAGCAAGGATAGCTGCGATGTCTGGTATTTCCGAGAATACTTTTCCTCATCACGGTCTGTAGGAGCTCCTCCAGACCTCTATAATTCTGAAGGACAGAACTGGCATCTTCCTATCTATAACTTTTCAAGACTTGCCCAAGACGACTATATTTGGTGGAAAGAACGTCTAAGGTACGCCCAAAATTTTTATTCACTCTATCGCTTAGATCATATTGTAGGATTTTTCCGCTTATGGATTTGGGATTCTTTAGGAAATGGTAAGTTCATTCCTGAAAATCCTAAAGATTATATAAAGCAAGGTACGAGTATTCTCTCTGCTATGCTCCGTTCTTCTTCGATGCTACCTATCGGAGAAGATCTCGGGATCCTACCTGAAGATGTTAAAACAACATTAACACACTTAGGGATCTGTGGAACACGGATCCCGCGATGGGAACGTAACTGGCAAAGCGACTGTGCTTTTATTCCCCTCAAAGATTACAATCCACTTTCTGTGACCACCCTCTCTACCCACGACTCCGATACGTTTGCCCAGTGGTGGCTCAATTCACCTCAGGAAGCTAAACAATTTGCTACATTTTTAAATCTTCCTTTCGAACCCTCCCTGACCCCAGAAACTCAAACAGACATTTTAAGACTCTCTCACCAATCAGCATCCATCTTTCATATCAATCTCTTTAACGATTACCTAGCCCTCTGCCCTGATCTAGTATCAAAAAATCTACAAAGAGAACGAATCAATACACCAGGAACTATTTCTAAAAAGAATTGGTCTTATCGAATTCTTCCTGCTTTAGAGGATCTCTTCGCCCATAAAAAATTTAATGGCTACATTGATAAGATTCTTAAAGAACTTTAA
- the ltuB gene encoding late transcription unit protein LtuB, which translates to MGKPKKSRTDRALARAIQKKSTEVLKKPKQIKNKNRRAFVIAKEQKTLKHRAQEYDQLVRSLLDSQKKDIDKVLIFNYENGFIFTDKDNFSKYSVRL; encoded by the coding sequence ATGGGAAAGCCAAAGAAGAGCAGAACCGATAGGGCTTTGGCTCGGGCGATTCAAAAGAAATCAACCGAAGTGTTAAAGAAACCTAAGCAGATAAAAAATAAGAACCGTCGTGCATTTGTTATTGCTAAGGAACAGAAAACTCTTAAACACCGTGCTCAAGAATACGACCAGTTAGTTCGCTCTCTCTTGGATTCTCAGAAAAAGGATATTGATAAGGTGTTGATTTTCAATTATGAGAATGGATTTATTTTTACTGACAAAGATAATTTTAGTAAGTATTCAGTCCGTCTTTAG
- a CDS encoding menaquinone biosynthesis decarboxylase — protein MSFLRRHISLFRSQKQLIDVFAPVSPHLELAEIHRRVIENQGPALLFHNVLGSPFPVLTNLFGTKYRVDQLFSQAPDDLVARFARLLSSPPKLSSLWQSRSLLKRACSLGLKKARFRRFPFVSMSSVNLDRLPLLTSWPEDGGAFLTLPLVYTESPTLFTPNLGMYRMQRFNQNTMGLHFQIQKGGGMHLYEAEQRQQNLPVSVFLSGNPFLTLSAIAPLPENVSEILFATFLQGSKLLYKKTNDHPHPLLYDAEFILVGESPAGKRRPEGPFGDHFGYYSLQHDFPEFHCHKIYHKKDAIYPATVVGKPYQEDFYLGNKLQEYLSPLFPLVMPGLRNLKSYGESGFHTLTTAVVKERYWRESLATALRILGEGQLSLTKFLMITDQEVLLERFSTVLETILERLQPDRDLIIFSETANDTLDYTGPSLNKGSKGIFMGIGEAIRTLPHRYSGGRVPGVRDLAPFCRGCLVLETSTEDRCIQSLLHHPDLKGWPLIILTDNLMQTIQSEKDFLWRTFTRCAPATDLHALHSHFATHRPNYNFPFIIDALMKPSYPKEVHVDPSTEQRVSERWHKYFPNQKAYYI, from the coding sequence ATGTCTTTTCTAAGGCGCCATATTTCTCTTTTTCGTTCGCAAAAACAACTTATTGATGTTTTTGCTCCTGTAAGTCCTCACCTCGAGTTAGCTGAAATTCATCGTCGTGTTATTGAAAATCAAGGCCCCGCCCTTCTTTTTCATAATGTTTTAGGATCCCCATTTCCAGTCCTTACTAATCTCTTTGGGACAAAATATCGTGTGGACCAACTTTTTTCTCAAGCTCCTGATGACCTCGTAGCTCGATTCGCCCGTCTGCTTTCTTCTCCCCCAAAGCTTTCTTCTTTATGGCAATCGCGCAGTTTATTAAAAAGAGCCTGCTCTTTAGGACTCAAGAAAGCACGGTTTCGTCGCTTTCCTTTTGTTTCTATGTCCTCAGTGAACTTAGACCGCCTACCTCTGCTAACAAGCTGGCCTGAAGATGGTGGGGCCTTTCTTACACTTCCTCTTGTCTATACGGAATCCCCAACTCTTTTTACACCGAACCTTGGAATGTATCGCATGCAACGCTTCAACCAAAATACGATGGGGCTGCATTTTCAAATCCAGAAGGGAGGGGGGATGCATCTCTACGAAGCAGAGCAAAGACAGCAAAACCTTCCTGTTTCGGTTTTTCTATCTGGGAATCCCTTTTTAACCCTTTCTGCTATTGCTCCCCTACCAGAAAATGTCTCAGAAATTTTGTTTGCTACCTTCCTCCAAGGATCAAAGCTGCTCTATAAAAAAACAAACGATCACCCCCACCCTCTACTTTACGACGCAGAATTCATCCTTGTAGGAGAATCTCCAGCAGGGAAACGTCGCCCCGAAGGTCCCTTTGGAGATCATTTCGGTTATTATAGTCTCCAACACGACTTTCCTGAATTCCATTGTCATAAAATCTATCACAAAAAAGATGCTATCTACCCCGCTACAGTAGTTGGCAAGCCGTACCAAGAAGACTTTTATTTAGGAAACAAACTCCAAGAATACCTTTCCCCTTTATTTCCGTTAGTTATGCCTGGTTTGCGCAACCTTAAAAGCTATGGAGAATCAGGATTCCATACACTTACTACCGCTGTTGTTAAAGAACGCTACTGGAGAGAATCTCTAGCAACCGCTCTTAGAATTCTCGGAGAGGGCCAACTTTCCCTAACCAAATTTCTAATGATCACAGACCAAGAGGTTCTACTTGAAAGATTCTCTACAGTTCTAGAAACGATTTTAGAACGTTTGCAGCCAGACCGAGATCTTATTATTTTCTCAGAAACTGCAAACGATACACTAGACTATACAGGACCTAGCCTAAATAAAGGTTCTAAGGGAATTTTTATGGGAATAGGGGAAGCAATCCGAACCCTTCCTCATAGATATTCTGGAGGAAGAGTCCCAGGAGTTCGAGACCTCGCTCCGTTCTGTCGTGGTTGCCTAGTATTAGAAACATCGACCGAGGACCGATGCATTCAATCTCTCCTCCACCATCCAGATCTAAAGGGATGGCCTCTGATCATTCTTACTGATAATTTGATGCAAACCATACAAAGTGAAAAGGATTTTCTCTGGAGGACTTTCACACGATGTGCCCCAGCAACTGATCTTCATGCACTGCACAGTCATTTTGCTACCCACCGCCCAAATTACAACTTTCCCTTCATTATTGATGCCCTTATGAAGCCTTCTTATCCTAAAGAAGTTCACGTAGACCCATCTACAGAACAAAGGGTCTCCGAACGTTGGCACAAATACTTTCCTAATCAAAAAGCTTATTATATCTAA
- a CDS encoding phospholipase D-like domain-containing protein, which translates to MNKRQKAKLKITVIISTLILVGVFARAPRGDTFKTFLKSEEAVIYSNQCNEDIRKILCDAIEHADEEIFMRIYNLSEPKVQQSITRQAQSKKKVTIYYQKFKIPYILKQTSNVTLVEQSPLGGKLMHQKALSIDKKDAWLGSANYTHLSLRLDNNLILGIHSSKLCDLIITNTSGDFSIKDQIGHYFVLPQDRKIALQTVLQKIQTAQKTIRVAMFALTHSEIIQALYEAKQRGIYIDIIIDRSHKKLTFNQLQKLNINETFVAVNTGPYTLHHKFAVIDNKTLLAGSINWSKGGFSLNDESLIILENLTKRQNKKLQMIWKELGKHSERPIIDATEKEILEKRFAVEVQEAA; encoded by the coding sequence ATGAATAAAAGACAAAAAGCTAAATTAAAAATCACTGTTATTATTAGTACTTTGATTTTAGTAGGAGTTTTTGCAAGAGCCCCTCGTGGCGACACTTTTAAAACTTTCTTAAAGTCCGAAGAAGCCGTGATTTATTCCAATCAATGTAATGAGGACATTCGTAAAATTTTATGCGATGCTATAGAACATGCTGATGAAGAGATCTTCATGCGTATTTATAACCTCTCTGAACCCAAGGTTCAACAAAGTATAACTCGACAAGCTCAATCAAAAAAAAAAGTTACTATCTACTATCAAAAATTTAAAATTCCTTACATCCTAAAGCAAACAAGCAATGTGACTCTAGTTGAGCAATCTCCATTAGGAGGTAAGCTCATGCACCAAAAAGCCCTTTCGATAGATAAAAAAGATGCGTGGTTGGGATCTGCAAACTATACGCACCTTTCTCTACGTTTAGATAATAATCTGATCCTAGGAATACATAGCTCCAAGCTCTGTGATCTTATTATTACAAACACCTCTGGCGACTTTTCCATAAAGGATCAGATAGGGCACTATTTCGTTCTTCCTCAAGATCGTAAAATAGCCCTACAAACAGTGCTTCAAAAAATTCAGACTGCTCAAAAAACAATCCGCGTTGCCATGTTTGCTCTCACGCACTCAGAGATTATTCAAGCCTTGTATGAAGCAAAACAACGAGGAATCTATATAGATATTATCATTGATAGAAGTCATAAAAAACTTACTTTTAATCAGTTACAAAAATTAAATATCAATGAAACTTTTGTTGCTGTAAATACGGGACCTTACACCCTACATCATAAGTTTGCAGTTATAGATAATAAAACCCTACTTGCAGGATCTATAAACTGGTCCAAAGGAGGATTCTCCTTAAACGATGAAAGTTTAATCATCTTGGAAAACCTTACAAAACGGCAAAATAAGAAACTTCAGATGATTTGGAAAGAACTAGGTAAGCATTCCGAACGTCCTATAATAGATGCTACAGAAAAAGAGATCTTAGAAAAACGTTTTGCTGTAGAAGTACAAGAAGCAGCTTAA
- the rpmB gene encoding 50S ribosomal protein L28 — protein sequence MSRKCPLTGKRPRRGYSYTIRGIAKKKKGIGLKVTGKTKRRFFPNMLTKRLWSTEENRFLKLKISASALRHIDKLGLAKVLERAKSKNF from the coding sequence ATGTCAAGAAAGTGCCCCCTTACAGGGAAAAGACCTCGTCGTGGTTATAGCTATACCATTCGAGGTATTGCTAAAAAGAAAAAAGGAATTGGCTTGAAGGTAACAGGGAAAACTAAAAGAAGATTCTTCCCTAATATGTTGACCAAGCGTTTATGGTCCACAGAAGAAAACCGTTTTCTTAAGCTTAAAATTTCTGCTAGTGCTCTTCGGCACATCGATAAGCTTGGATTAGCGAAAGTTCTGGAAAGAGCAAAAAGCAAAAATTTTTAA
- the folD gene encoding bifunctional methylenetetrahydrofolate dehydrogenase/methenyltetrahydrofolate cyclohydrolase FolD: MLLRGLPVAEKILQKLKEEISQSPTSPGLAVVLIGNDPASEVYVGMKVKKAGDIGIISKAHKLPSDSTLSSILKLIERLNEDPSIHGILVQLPLPKHLDSEVILQSISPDKDVDGLHPINMGKLLLGNFHGLIPCTPAGIIELLNYYEIPLAGRHVAIAGRSNIVGKPLAALMMQKHPQTNSTVTVLHSQSKNLPEILKMADIIVAAVGVPLFIKETMVAPHAVIVDVGTTRVPADNAKGYTLLGDVDFNNVVTKCAAITPVPGGVGPMTVAMLMSNTWQCYRNCS, from the coding sequence ATGTTGCTGAGAGGGCTTCCTGTAGCTGAAAAAATCCTTCAAAAACTTAAAGAAGAAATCTCGCAAAGTCCTACTTCTCCTGGACTTGCTGTGGTTCTTATTGGCAATGACCCCGCCTCTGAAGTATATGTTGGCATGAAAGTCAAAAAAGCTGGAGACATTGGAATCATTTCCAAAGCTCACAAGTTACCTTCCGACTCCACCCTATCTTCCATCCTGAAGTTAATAGAACGGTTAAATGAAGATCCCAGCATCCACGGCATCCTTGTTCAACTTCCCCTTCCCAAACACCTAGACAGTGAAGTTATTCTCCAATCGATCTCACCAGATAAAGATGTTGACGGTCTTCATCCTATAAACATGGGAAAGTTACTCCTTGGAAATTTTCATGGACTTATACCTTGCACTCCTGCAGGAATTATCGAACTTCTGAACTATTATGAGATTCCTCTTGCAGGTCGCCATGTTGCTATTGCAGGGAGAAGTAATATCGTGGGGAAACCCTTAGCAGCCCTCATGATGCAAAAGCATCCTCAAACCAACTCTACAGTCACAGTTCTCCACAGCCAGTCCAAAAACCTACCAGAAATCTTAAAGATGGCTGATATTATTGTTGCTGCTGTAGGAGTGCCACTTTTTATAAAAGAAACTATGGTAGCACCCCACGCTGTAATTGTAGATGTAGGAACAACAAGAGTTCCCGCCGACAATGCGAAAGGCTATACTCTCCTTGGAGATGTAGATTTTAATAACGTTGTGACAAAATGCGCAGCAATCACTCCAGTGCCTGGAGGCGTTGGTCCCATGACTGTTGCTATGCTTATGAGCAATACCTGGCAATGTTATCGAAATTGTTCTTAA